GATCGTGACCGACGCGAAGACCCGCGTGAAGGAATGCACGATCGATGACGTGCGTGCGCGCCAAGCGGCGGGCGAGACGTTCATCCTGGTAGACGTGCGAGAAGAGAGCGAGTTCGCCGCCGGGCACGTTCCGGGGGCGGTTCACTTGGGCAAGGGCGTTATCGAGCGCGACATCGAGTCGAAGATCCCCGACCCCGCAACGCCGCTGGTGCTGTATTGTGGGGGCGGGTTCCGTTCCGCGCTCGTGGCCGACACGATTCAAAAGATGGGTTACACGAACGTCATCAGCATGGACGGCGGGTGGCGCGCGTGGACCGAAAAGGGGCTGCCCACGGAGAAGTAGCCGCAACGGTGCGGCCGGGCGAAGACCCACCACATCTTACTTCTTCAGGCTCACGCACACGAGCGTTTTGCCGTCGCGTGCGTAGAGCAGGCCGTTCGCGAGTGCCGGAGCCGGGCGGGTCGGCTTTGTGAGGAGGGCCGAGCGGGCGCGCTCCTTGTAGCCATCAGGCGAAGCATCGAACCGCACCAGCTCGCCGCCCTCGTTCAGCGCGAGCAGTCCGCTATCCACCGCGATCAGCGACGCGACGCCGAACTTCGCCTCGCTCCACTTGACCGCGCCGGTCTTCCACTCGACGCACCGCAGCAGTGCGTTGCCGACATCGGATCGGCCGTGGGTGCCGTAAAGGTAGTCGCCGACGCGGACCGGCGTGTTGTACTGGCTGGATAGCGACTTATCGTTCGACCATACTTCCGTTACCTCGCCCTTTTGGGCCTTCAGCAGAACGCCACCCGTGGCATACGACACAGTCAGGAAAATTTCGTCCTTCCACACGATCGGCGTCGCGGCCTGCACGCTGTTGTTGTCGCGCGGGCGCCACGCGAAGTCGTACAGCGCTTTACCGTCCGTGGGTTCCAGGACGCACAAACCCGCGCGCGTGAGGAACACCGCGACCGGTCGGCCGTCGAACTCCGCGGTCGTGGGCGACGAGTAACTCGCGCCGTCGTCGGTCGATTTCCAGATTTCCTTGCCGTCGGCCGCGTTCAGGCAGACCACGCCCGCGCCTTTGGCCCCGACGTTCACGAGTACCTTCTTTTGCATCACGAGCGGCGAGCACGCGACCCCGAAGAACCCCTTCGCCGGCTTGTAGTCGTTCACCAGGTTGCGCGCCCAAACCTTCTTGCCGGTCGCGAGTTCCACCGCGGTGAGGTCGCCGTTGGCCCCGAGCGCGAACACGGTCCCGTTGGCGACGGTGGGCGTCGCGCGGGGGCCGTTGTCGAAGTCGAAGCTGTCGCGGTACTTGGCCGGGTACGCGACTTTCCACTTCTCCTTACCCGTGACGGGATTGAGGCACGCGATAACCTCTTCGTCCTCGACGCGGTGAAAGAGGACGAGGTTGTCGCCACTGACGACCGGACCCGCCCACCCGGTACCGACGTCCACCTTCCACACCAGTGGTAGGCCCGCTTTGGGCCAGTCCCAGTTGAGCCTGGTTTCGGCCGAGTGCCCGTCGCGCGCCGGACCGTGGAGCTGGGGCCAATCCCCCGCCGGCGCGCAGAGGGCGGGGCCGAGGGTGAGGGAAAGGCAGAAAACAAAGCGAAGCATGGGGCGCTCCGTTGGCTTGCGGGGGCGTGGTTCCCCCTATAGTATTGCGTAATCCGTCCACCGCCGCCGTTCCTCCCCCGGCGGACCGCGAGAGCCGTCCGTGATTGCCTTTCGTCGCTTCCGCAAC
The Gemmata palustris DNA segment above includes these coding regions:
- a CDS encoding rhodanese-like domain-containing protein encodes the protein MAKQHAPGFLKIVTDAKTRVKECTIDDVRARQAAGETFILVDVREESEFAAGHVPGAVHLGKGVIERDIESKIPDPATPLVLYCGGGFRSALVADTIQKMGYTNVISMDGGWRAWTEKGLPTEK
- a CDS encoding PQQ-binding-like beta-propeller repeat protein, producing the protein MLRFVFCLSLTLGPALCAPAGDWPQLHGPARDGHSAETRLNWDWPKAGLPLVWKVDVGTGWAGPVVSGDNLVLFHRVEDEEVIACLNPVTGKEKWKVAYPAKYRDSFDFDNGPRATPTVANGTVFALGANGDLTAVELATGKKVWARNLVNDYKPAKGFFGVACSPLVMQKKVLVNVGAKGAGVVCLNAADGKEIWKSTDDGASYSSPTTAEFDGRPVAVFLTRAGLCVLEPTDGKALYDFAWRPRDNNSVQAATPIVWKDEIFLTVSYATGGVLLKAQKGEVTEVWSNDKSLSSQYNTPVRVGDYLYGTHGRSDVGNALLRCVEWKTGAVKWSEAKFGVASLIAVDSGLLALNEGGELVRFDASPDGYKERARSALLTKPTRPAPALANGLLYARDGKTLVCVSLKK